One genomic segment of Tursiops truncatus isolate mTurTru1 chromosome 4, mTurTru1.mat.Y, whole genome shotgun sequence includes these proteins:
- the LOC101319409 gene encoding filamin A-interacting protein 1-like isoform X1 produces MVVDEQQRLTAQLALQRQKIQDLTTSAKETHAKLALAEARVQEEEQKATRLENDLHTQTTKFHQNQETIMAKLTNEDSQNRQLRQKLAALSRQIDELEETNRSLRKAEEELQDIKEKINKGEYGNSSIMAEVEELRKRVLEMEGKDEELIKMEEQCRDLNKRLEKETSQSKDFKLEVEKLNKRIMALEKLEDAFNKSKQECYSLKCNLEKERMTTKQLSQELESLKIRIKELEAIESRLEKTEFTLKEDLTKLKTLTVMLVDERKTMSEKLKQTEDKLQAAASQLQVEQNKVTTVTEKLIEETKRALKSKTDVEEKMYSVTKERDDLKNKLKAEEEKGNDLLSKVNMLKNRLQSLEATEKDFLKNKLNQDSGKSTIALHQENNKIKELSQEVERLKLKLKDMKSIEDDLMKTEDEYETLERRYANERDKAQFLSEELEHVKMELAKYKLAEKTDSSHEQWLFKRLQEEEAKSGHLSREVDALKEKIHEYMATEDLICLLQGDHSVLQKKLSQQENRNRDLGREIENLTKELERYRHFSKSLRPSLNGRRISDPQVFSKEVQTEAVDNEPPDYKSLIPLERAVINGQLYEESEDQNEDPNDEESVLSFKCNSSTPCPVNRKLWIPWMKSKEGHPQNGKIQTKPNGNFVQPGDLVLSHTPGQPLHIKVTPDHVQNTATLEITSPTTESPHSYTSTAVIPNCGTPKQRITILQNASITPVKSKTSAEGLMNLEQGMSPITMATFARAQTPESCGSITPERTMSPIQVLAVTGSTSSPEQGRSPEPIEISAKHAIFRVSPDRQSSWQFQRSNSNSSSVITTEDNKIHIHLGSPYMQAVASSVRPASPSASLQDNRTQSLTNGALNKTTNKVTSSITITPTATPLPRQSQITVSNIYN; encoded by the coding sequence ATGGTGGTGGACGAACAACAAAGGCTGACGGCACAGCTTGCCCTTCAAAGACAGAAAATCCAAGACCTAACCACGAGTGCAAAGGAAACACATGCTAAACTAGCCCTTGCTGAAGCCAGAGTTCAGGAAGAAGAGCAGAAGGCAACCAGACTAGAGAACGATCTGCACACGCAGACCACAAAGTTTCACCAGAACCAAGAAACAATTATGGCGAAGCTCACCAATGAGGACAGCCAAAATCGCCAGCTTCGACAAAAGCTGGCAGCACTCAGCCGGCAAATTGATGAGTTAGAAGAGACAAACAGATCTTTACGAAAAGCAGAAGAGGAGCTgcaagatataaaagaaaaaattaacaagggAGAATATGGAAACTCCAGTATCATGGCTGAGGTGGAGGAGCTCAGGAAACGTGTGCTAGAAATGGAAGGGAAGGATGAAGAGCTCATAAAAATGGAGGAGCAGTGCAGAGATCTCAATAAGAGGCTGGAAAAGGAAACATCACAGAGTAAAGACTTTAAACTCGAGGTTGAAAAACTCAATAAAAGAATTATGGCTCTGGAAAAATTAGAAGATGCTTTcaacaaaagcaaacaagaatGTTACTCTCTGAAatgtaatttagaaaaagaaaggatgacCACAAAGCAGTTATCTCAGGAACTGGAGAGTTTAAAGATAAGGATCAAAGAGCTAGAAGCCATTGAAAGTCGGCTGGAGAAGACAGAATTCACCCTAAAAGAGGACTTAACTAAACTGAAAACATTAACTGTGATGCTGGTAGATGAACGGAAAACAATGAGtgaaaaattaaagcaaactGAAGATAAGTTACAAGCTGCTGCTTCTCAGCTTCAAGTGGAGCAAAATAAAGTGACAACGGTTACTGAGAAGTTAATTGAGGAAACTAAAAGGGCACTGAAGTCCAAAACTGATGTGGAAGAAAAAATGTACAGTGTAACGAAAGAGAGAGATGatctaaaaaacaaactgaaagcagaagaagagaaaggaaatgatctCCTGTCCAAAGTGAACATGTTGAAAAACAGGCTTCAATCATTGGAAGCAACTGAGAAAGATTtcctaaaaaacaaattaaatcaaGATTCTGGTAAGTCCACAATAGCATTACACCAAGAGAACAATAAGATTAAAGAGCTCTCTCAAGAAGTGGAAAGACTGAAGCTGAAGTTAAAGGATATGAAATCCATTGAGGATGACCTCATGAAAACTGAAGATGAGTATGAGACTCTAGAACGAAGGTATGCTAATGAACGAGACAAAGCTCAATTTTTATCTGAAGAGCTGGAACATGTTAAAATGGAACTTGCCAAATACAAGTTAGCAGAAAAGACAGACTCCAGTCATGAACAATGGCTTTTCAAAAGGCTTCAGGAAGAAGAAGCTAAATCAGGTCACCTCTCAAGAGAAGTGGATGCACTGAAAGAGAAAATTCATGAATACATGGCAACTGAGGACCTGATATGTCTCCTCCAGGGAGATCATTCAGTTCTGCAAAAGAAACTCAGTCAACAAGAAAACAGGAACAGAGATTTAGGAAGAGAGATCGAAAACCTCACTAAAGAGTTAGAGCGGTACCGTCATTTCAGTAAGAGCCTCCGGCCCAGTCTCAATGGAAGAAGAATCTCTGACCCTCAAGTATTTTCTAAAGAAGTTCAAACAGAAGCAGTAGACAATGAGCCACCTGATTACAAGAGTCTCATTCCTCTGGAACGAGCAGTCATCAACGGTCAGTTATATGAGGAGAGTGAGGACCAGAATGAGGACCCTAATGATGAGGAGTCCGTGCTGTCCTTCAAATGCAACTCATCTACTCCCTGTCCTGTTAACAGGAAGCTATGGATTCCTTGGATGAAGTCCAAGGAGGGCCATCCtcagaatggaaaaatacaaactaaaCCCAATGGCAACTTCGTGCAACCTGGAGATCTAGTCCTAAGCCACACACCTGGGCAGCCACTGCATATAAAGGTTACTCCAGACCATGTCCAAAACACAGCCACTCTTGAAATCACAAGTCCGACCACAGAGAGTCCTCACTCTTACACAAGCACTGCAGTGATACCAAACTGTGGCACCCCAAAGCAAAGGATAACCATCCTCCAAAATGCCTCCATAACTCCAGTGAAATCAAAAACCTCTGCTGAAGGCCTTATGAATTTAGAGCAAGGCATGTCCCCAATTACCATGGCAACCTTTGCCAGGGCACAGACCCCAGAGTCTTGTGGTTCCATAACTCCAGAAAGGACAATGTCACCTATTCAGGTTTTGGCTGTTACTGGTTCAACTAGCTCCCCTGAGCAGGGACGCTCTCCAGAGCCGATAGAAATCAGTGCCAAGCACGCGATTTTCAGAGTCTCCCCTGATCGGCAGTCATCGTGGCAGTTTCAGCGTTCAAACAGTAACAGTTCAAGTGTGATAACTACTGAGGATAATAAAATCCACATTCACTTAGGAAGTCCTTACATGCAAGCCGTAGCTAGCTCCGTGAGACCTGCCAGCCCTTCAGCATCACTGCAGGATAACCGAACTCAAAGCTTAACTAATGGGGCACTAAACAAAACAACCAATAAAGTCACCAGCAGTATTACTATCACACCAACAGCCACACCTCTTCCTCGACAATCACAAATTACAGTAAGTAATATATATAACTGA
- the LOC101319409 gene encoding filamin A-interacting protein 1-like isoform X2, whose protein sequence is MVVDEQQRLTAQLALQRQKIQDLTTSAKETHAKLALAEARVQEEEQKATRLENDLHTQTTKFHQNQETIMAKLTNEDSQNRQLRQKLAALSRQIDELEETNRSLRKAEEELQDIKEKINKGEYGNSSIMAEVEELRKRVLEMEGKDEELIKMEEQCRDLNKRLEKETSQSKDFKLEVEKLNKRIMALEKLEDAFNKSKQECYSLKCNLEKERMTTKQLSQELESLKIRIKELEAIESRLEKTEFTLKEDLTKLKTLTVMLVDERKTMSEKLKQTEDKLQAAASQLQVEQNKVTTVTEKLIEETKRALKSKTDVEEKMYSVTKERDDLKNKLKAEEEKGNDLLSKVNMLKNRLQSLEATEKDFLKNKLNQDSGKSTIALHQENNKIKELSQEVERLKLKLKDMKSIEDDLMKTEDEYETLERRYANERDKAQFLSEELEHVKMELAKYKLAEKTDSSHEQWLFKRLQEEEAKSGHLSREVDALKEKIHEYMATEDLICLLQGDHSVLQKKLSQQENRNRDLGREIENLTKELERYRHFSKSLRPSLNGRRISDPQVFSKEVQTEAVDNEPPDYKSLIPLERAVINGQLYEESEDQNEDPNDEESVLSFKCNSSTPCPVNRKLWIPWMKSKEGHPQNGKIQTKPNGNFVQPGDLVLSHTPGQPLHIKVTPDHVQNTATLEITSPTTESPHSYTSTAVIPNCGTPKQRITILQNASITPVKSKTSAEGLMNLEQGMSPITMATFARAQTPESCGSITPERTMSPIQVLAVTGSTSSPEQGRSPEPIEISAKHAIFRVSPDRQSSWQFQRSNSNSSSVITTEDNKIHIHLGSPYMQAVASSVRPASPSASLQDNRTQSLTNGALNKTTNKVTSSITITPTATPLPRQSQITIKEVCKQRIPTRIPKPKSTGIAKLSPKVLPGPMDKTGCGKLHIIRTVTSNTFLHMGGKR, encoded by the coding sequence ATGGTGGTGGACGAACAACAAAGGCTGACGGCACAGCTTGCCCTTCAAAGACAGAAAATCCAAGACCTAACCACGAGTGCAAAGGAAACACATGCTAAACTAGCCCTTGCTGAAGCCAGAGTTCAGGAAGAAGAGCAGAAGGCAACCAGACTAGAGAACGATCTGCACACGCAGACCACAAAGTTTCACCAGAACCAAGAAACAATTATGGCGAAGCTCACCAATGAGGACAGCCAAAATCGCCAGCTTCGACAAAAGCTGGCAGCACTCAGCCGGCAAATTGATGAGTTAGAAGAGACAAACAGATCTTTACGAAAAGCAGAAGAGGAGCTgcaagatataaaagaaaaaattaacaagggAGAATATGGAAACTCCAGTATCATGGCTGAGGTGGAGGAGCTCAGGAAACGTGTGCTAGAAATGGAAGGGAAGGATGAAGAGCTCATAAAAATGGAGGAGCAGTGCAGAGATCTCAATAAGAGGCTGGAAAAGGAAACATCACAGAGTAAAGACTTTAAACTCGAGGTTGAAAAACTCAATAAAAGAATTATGGCTCTGGAAAAATTAGAAGATGCTTTcaacaaaagcaaacaagaatGTTACTCTCTGAAatgtaatttagaaaaagaaaggatgacCACAAAGCAGTTATCTCAGGAACTGGAGAGTTTAAAGATAAGGATCAAAGAGCTAGAAGCCATTGAAAGTCGGCTGGAGAAGACAGAATTCACCCTAAAAGAGGACTTAACTAAACTGAAAACATTAACTGTGATGCTGGTAGATGAACGGAAAACAATGAGtgaaaaattaaagcaaactGAAGATAAGTTACAAGCTGCTGCTTCTCAGCTTCAAGTGGAGCAAAATAAAGTGACAACGGTTACTGAGAAGTTAATTGAGGAAACTAAAAGGGCACTGAAGTCCAAAACTGATGTGGAAGAAAAAATGTACAGTGTAACGAAAGAGAGAGATGatctaaaaaacaaactgaaagcagaagaagagaaaggaaatgatctCCTGTCCAAAGTGAACATGTTGAAAAACAGGCTTCAATCATTGGAAGCAACTGAGAAAGATTtcctaaaaaacaaattaaatcaaGATTCTGGTAAGTCCACAATAGCATTACACCAAGAGAACAATAAGATTAAAGAGCTCTCTCAAGAAGTGGAAAGACTGAAGCTGAAGTTAAAGGATATGAAATCCATTGAGGATGACCTCATGAAAACTGAAGATGAGTATGAGACTCTAGAACGAAGGTATGCTAATGAACGAGACAAAGCTCAATTTTTATCTGAAGAGCTGGAACATGTTAAAATGGAACTTGCCAAATACAAGTTAGCAGAAAAGACAGACTCCAGTCATGAACAATGGCTTTTCAAAAGGCTTCAGGAAGAAGAAGCTAAATCAGGTCACCTCTCAAGAGAAGTGGATGCACTGAAAGAGAAAATTCATGAATACATGGCAACTGAGGACCTGATATGTCTCCTCCAGGGAGATCATTCAGTTCTGCAAAAGAAACTCAGTCAACAAGAAAACAGGAACAGAGATTTAGGAAGAGAGATCGAAAACCTCACTAAAGAGTTAGAGCGGTACCGTCATTTCAGTAAGAGCCTCCGGCCCAGTCTCAATGGAAGAAGAATCTCTGACCCTCAAGTATTTTCTAAAGAAGTTCAAACAGAAGCAGTAGACAATGAGCCACCTGATTACAAGAGTCTCATTCCTCTGGAACGAGCAGTCATCAACGGTCAGTTATATGAGGAGAGTGAGGACCAGAATGAGGACCCTAATGATGAGGAGTCCGTGCTGTCCTTCAAATGCAACTCATCTACTCCCTGTCCTGTTAACAGGAAGCTATGGATTCCTTGGATGAAGTCCAAGGAGGGCCATCCtcagaatggaaaaatacaaactaaaCCCAATGGCAACTTCGTGCAACCTGGAGATCTAGTCCTAAGCCACACACCTGGGCAGCCACTGCATATAAAGGTTACTCCAGACCATGTCCAAAACACAGCCACTCTTGAAATCACAAGTCCGACCACAGAGAGTCCTCACTCTTACACAAGCACTGCAGTGATACCAAACTGTGGCACCCCAAAGCAAAGGATAACCATCCTCCAAAATGCCTCCATAACTCCAGTGAAATCAAAAACCTCTGCTGAAGGCCTTATGAATTTAGAGCAAGGCATGTCCCCAATTACCATGGCAACCTTTGCCAGGGCACAGACCCCAGAGTCTTGTGGTTCCATAACTCCAGAAAGGACAATGTCACCTATTCAGGTTTTGGCTGTTACTGGTTCAACTAGCTCCCCTGAGCAGGGACGCTCTCCAGAGCCGATAGAAATCAGTGCCAAGCACGCGATTTTCAGAGTCTCCCCTGATCGGCAGTCATCGTGGCAGTTTCAGCGTTCAAACAGTAACAGTTCAAGTGTGATAACTACTGAGGATAATAAAATCCACATTCACTTAGGAAGTCCTTACATGCAAGCCGTAGCTAGCTCCGTGAGACCTGCCAGCCCTTCAGCATCACTGCAGGATAACCGAACTCAAAGCTTAACTAATGGGGCACTAAACAAAACAACCAATAAAGTCACCAGCAGTATTACTATCACACCAACAGCCACACCTCTTCCTCGACAATCACAAATTACA